A single window of Spirosoma linguale DSM 74 DNA harbors:
- a CDS encoding hypothetical protein (KEGG: dol:Dole_0686 hypothetical protein), translating into MKKLLHLSPLLIIAVIYIPSLTFRLFSHDQTYNPVERSTLFLLSSIWLTGCQAAWLWTVGVNLSKKLKPGYDRDLMLLKASLFIPFAYVTMPIVALLSTLTGVVIPFLTFGFYSTLHTIALFCFIYPIYFVASYLTTIEYGKPIKFVEYVSTLLAIVLFPIGVFFVQPRIKKVVNSSSTRYVKD; encoded by the coding sequence ATGAAGAAACTATTACATCTGAGTCCTTTACTGATTATTGCAGTCATTTATATTCCTTCACTGACGTTCAGACTATTTAGTCATGATCAAACCTATAACCCTGTAGAACGCTCGACTTTATTTCTACTGAGTAGTATATGGTTAACCGGTTGCCAAGCGGCTTGGCTTTGGACAGTAGGAGTAAACTTATCAAAGAAACTTAAACCAGGTTATGACAGAGACTTAATGCTATTGAAAGCCAGCTTGTTCATTCCTTTTGCCTACGTAACTATGCCAATAGTGGCGCTATTGAGTACATTGACCGGGGTTGTGATTCCTTTTTTAACGTTCGGCTTTTACAGCACTCTGCATACTATAGCTCTGTTCTGTTTTATTTATCCGATTTATTTTGTGGCTTCATATTTAACCACAATTGAATATGGAAAACCTATAAAATTTGTTGAGTATGTCAGTACTCTTCTAGCAATAGTACTTTTTCCAATTGGTGTGTTTTTTGTTCAACCTCGAATAAAAAAGGTAGTCAATTCTAGTTCAACTAGATATGTGAAAGATTAG
- a CDS encoding IstB domain protein ATP-binding protein (PFAM: IstB domain protein ATP-binding protein~KEGG: tau:Tola_2684 IstB domain protein ATP-binding protein), translated as MNNQATLDRLRDLKLVGMYQAFETLLRLPLHQQPPADELLAQLTEAEHEYRQHRRTQMAIRAARFRYQASLEELHYGPGRNLDKTLVLRLADCRFIDRAENIFLTGSTGCGKSYVASALGYQACQLGYRVGYHNLIRLIQRLQLAKADGSYQREMSRLERQHLLILDDWGLQPLDQNGRLALLQIMEDRHGKAATIITSQLPVSKWHEYIDDPTLADAILDRLTHKAHRMELKGESMRRKQSLAAEK; from the coding sequence ATGAATAACCAAGCGACACTTGACCGACTACGGGACCTTAAACTGGTGGGCATGTATCAGGCCTTCGAGACCCTGCTTCGCCTACCCCTTCACCAGCAACCGCCTGCCGACGAACTGCTGGCCCAGCTTACTGAAGCTGAACATGAGTACCGTCAACACCGACGCACCCAGATGGCCATCCGGGCGGCCCGCTTTCGCTATCAGGCCTCGCTGGAAGAGTTGCACTACGGCCCTGGCCGCAACCTGGATAAGACGCTGGTGCTTCGTTTGGCCGACTGCCGCTTCATCGATCGAGCCGAGAATATCTTCCTGACGGGATCAACTGGCTGCGGCAAAAGTTACGTGGCTTCGGCCCTGGGCTATCAGGCCTGTCAGCTGGGGTATCGGGTGGGTTATCACAATCTGATCCGGCTCATACAGCGACTGCAACTGGCTAAAGCCGACGGCTCCTACCAGCGGGAGATGAGTCGTCTGGAGCGGCAACACCTGCTCATTCTGGATGACTGGGGCTTACAACCCCTTGATCAGAATGGCCGATTGGCCCTGTTACAGATCATGGAGGACCGGCATGGCAAGGCCGCTACGATCATCACCTCGCAACTGCCGGTGAGTAAATGGCACGAATACATCGACGATCCTACCTTGGCCGATGCCATCCTGGACCGGCTAACTCACAAGGCTCATCGGATGGAGTTGAAGGGTGAATCGATGCGACGCAAGCAAAGTCTTGCGGCTGAGAAATAA
- a CDS encoding Integrase catalytic region (PFAM: Integrase catalytic region~KEGG: maq:Maqu_3180 integrase catalytic subunit) — protein sequence MANQRLPMHLLRQILLLQQQHKSIRDIARSLGLARNTVRGYLRMLPDPATLSLPQLSDQQLDELVQSRPPAPSPDAPLTILQQRFAQIDRELTRPGVTRYSLWLDYKAEHPNGYQYTQFCHYYQLWSQRQQTSMHIEHKAGDKLFVDFAGKRLSLVDQTTGEVRPVEFFVAVLGCSQLTYAQVVATQRKEDFITALQNALHYFGGVPAAIVPDNLKAAVIRSDRYEPQINETLADFALHYQTTILPARSGKPRDKALVEGAVNILYRRIYAPLRNEVFHRLDDLNAAIRPLLDAHNQMRFQNRGHSRQSQFEERERMHLMGLPNTAYLIKHYAGSRVQKNGHVLLSEDKHYYSVPYRYIGQWVRLIYTASSVEVYCQHQRIATHQRLQGQYHYSTLKEHLPPAHQWISDWSPETFVRRADRIGPQTRQAVEAILTSRAHPEQAYKSCQGVLSLEKKVGRERLERACQRALCYQSVSYKVIRSIIERGLDTLSDASPVSSVPSHENIRGASAYQ from the coding sequence ATGGCCAACCAGCGTCTTCCTATGCACCTACTCCGTCAGATTCTGCTTCTCCAGCAGCAACATAAGTCTATCCGGGATATTGCCCGTTCGCTAGGCCTGGCTCGCAATACCGTCCGGGGCTACCTGCGCATGCTTCCCGATCCGGCAACGCTTTCCCTCCCGCAACTCTCCGACCAACAGTTGGATGAGCTGGTACAAAGTCGTCCGCCTGCGCCCTCACCCGACGCCCCCCTAACTATTCTTCAACAACGATTCGCTCAGATTGACCGCGAACTGACCCGACCCGGCGTTACCCGGTATAGTCTTTGGCTGGATTACAAAGCCGAACATCCCAACGGCTATCAGTATACGCAGTTCTGCCACTATTATCAGCTTTGGAGCCAGCGGCAGCAGACCAGCATGCACATTGAGCACAAAGCGGGCGACAAACTCTTCGTCGACTTTGCGGGCAAGCGGCTCTCGCTGGTCGACCAGACAACAGGGGAGGTTAGGCCGGTCGAGTTCTTCGTGGCCGTGCTGGGTTGCAGTCAGCTCACTTACGCCCAGGTAGTGGCTACTCAGCGCAAGGAGGACTTCATCACCGCCCTGCAAAACGCCCTGCATTACTTCGGGGGCGTACCAGCGGCCATCGTGCCCGATAACCTCAAAGCGGCTGTGATTCGCTCGGATCGCTATGAACCCCAGATCAATGAGACGCTGGCTGACTTTGCGCTCCATTATCAAACGACGATCCTGCCGGCCCGGAGCGGTAAGCCCCGCGACAAAGCTCTGGTCGAAGGAGCCGTCAACATCCTCTATCGACGCATCTACGCTCCCCTGCGCAATGAGGTCTTTCATCGACTTGACGATCTCAATGCGGCTATCCGCCCCTTACTCGACGCCCACAACCAAATGCGCTTTCAGAACCGGGGCCATAGTCGGCAGTCGCAGTTCGAGGAGCGGGAGCGAATGCACTTGATGGGGTTGCCCAACACGGCTTATCTCATCAAACACTATGCGGGGAGCCGGGTTCAGAAAAACGGCCATGTACTGCTGTCAGAAGACAAGCATTATTACAGCGTACCCTATCGCTACATCGGCCAGTGGGTACGGCTGATCTACACGGCGTCAAGCGTTGAAGTCTACTGCCAGCACCAGCGTATTGCGACTCACCAGCGATTACAGGGACAGTACCATTACTCGACACTCAAAGAGCATTTGCCCCCAGCCCATCAGTGGATCAGTGACTGGAGCCCGGAGACGTTCGTCCGTCGGGCCGACCGCATTGGCCCCCAAACCCGGCAGGCCGTCGAAGCCATCCTAACGAGCCGGGCGCATCCCGAACAGGCTTATAAGTCGTGCCAGGGTGTACTAAGTCTGGAAAAGAAAGTGGGTAGAGAACGTCTGGAGCGGGCCTGCCAACGGGCGTTGTGCTACCAGAGCGTGAGCTACAAAGTCATCCGATCCATCATCGAACGCGGGCTGGATACGCTCTCCGATGCCAGTCCTGTCAGCTCAGTACCCAGCCATGAAAACATCCGGGGCGCATCAGCCTACCAGTAA
- a CDS encoding signal transduction histidine kinase, LytS (PFAM: histidine kinase internal region~KEGG: sde:Sde_3001 DEAD/DEAH box helicase-like), with translation MNQRLASPVIQVLFWGLTLLTMSLFVQYSRPVRFPHVALLVLGAGTFYGQSWLAQRYIYRHFSRQGIGLMIGVGLVGCFLNVVMISSLMAAPGIVWLQTGLALVLYFSLTGFLYQGFCVVLNQRRQQHQLEKEKIELELSLVRSQLNPHFLFNVLNNIDHYVRNDPGKASQSIIKLSSLLRYLLYETAQSKVPLDSEVAFLEEYFDLQQQRVQTGTTCRFKKEITDPGLMVVPGLFLPFLENAFRHCPLNQPGNFVYIDLMGQPGKITFISRNTRQLMSPTSDREGLGLALAQKRLMLLYPNAHHLSIMETDHHYSVELVLDMT, from the coding sequence ATGAACCAACGTCTTGCTAGCCCCGTCATTCAGGTACTCTTTTGGGGGCTTACGCTGCTGACAATGTCACTTTTTGTTCAATACAGTAGGCCCGTACGCTTCCCCCATGTGGCGCTACTGGTTCTCGGGGCAGGTACTTTTTATGGGCAATCCTGGCTAGCTCAACGGTATATTTATCGGCATTTTTCCCGTCAAGGGATCGGGCTGATGATAGGGGTAGGTCTAGTGGGTTGCTTTTTAAATGTCGTGATGATTTCTTCCCTGATGGCTGCTCCGGGCATTGTCTGGCTACAAACCGGTCTGGCATTGGTCCTTTACTTCAGCCTTACGGGATTTCTATATCAAGGATTTTGCGTTGTTTTAAACCAGCGCCGTCAACAGCATCAGCTCGAGAAAGAAAAGATTGAATTGGAACTTAGCTTAGTTCGCAGTCAGCTTAATCCCCACTTTCTATTCAATGTCTTGAATAACATCGACCATTACGTGCGAAACGATCCGGGCAAGGCATCCCAATCGATTATTAAGCTCTCGTCCCTGCTGCGCTATTTGCTGTATGAGACCGCGCAATCGAAGGTGCCCCTTGACAGTGAAGTGGCTTTCCTGGAAGAATATTTTGATTTACAACAACAACGCGTACAGACCGGCACGACTTGCCGCTTCAAAAAAGAAATCACCGATCCCGGGCTGATGGTTGTCCCCGGCTTATTCTTACCTTTCCTGGAAAATGCCTTCCGGCATTGTCCCTTGAACCAGCCCGGTAATTTTGTGTATATTGACCTGATGGGGCAACCGGGTAAAATCACCTTCATTAGTCGAAACACCCGGCAATTGATGAGCCCAACATCCGATCGGGAAGGCCTGGGCCTGGCTTTAGCTCAAAAACGGTTAATGCTTTTGTATCCCAACGCTCATCACTTATCCATCATGGAAACGGACCATCACTATTCGGTAGAGCTGGTTTTAGACATGACTTAG
- a CDS encoding two component transcriptional regulator, LytTR family (PFAM: LytTr DNA-binding region; response regulator receiver~SMART: response regulator receiver~KEGG: hypothetical protein), which produces MKLRCLIIEDEPPAQEKLAGFIDEVPFLDLQQVFASAVSVPAYLREHTVDLLFLDIQLGLLNGMDFLASLSAPPKVIITTAYASYALRGYELSVSDYLLKPYSFERFYQAVTKVYQTVTVVPKPEESYLFVRTENRLEKISHSDILYVEGMKDYLKIVTTEKSILSLMSFKQLLTGLPASGFIRVHHSFVVCLESIQSVERDRIRIGDKLIPISQSHREAFYQQIKNRLV; this is translated from the coding sequence ATGAAACTACGGTGTCTGATTATTGAAGATGAACCGCCCGCTCAAGAAAAGTTAGCTGGCTTTATTGATGAGGTCCCGTTTTTAGATCTCCAACAGGTATTTGCCTCAGCCGTTAGTGTTCCGGCGTATCTGCGGGAGCATACCGTGGATTTACTCTTTCTGGATATTCAGTTGGGGTTGCTGAATGGGATGGATTTTCTAGCCTCTTTATCGGCTCCTCCCAAGGTCATTATTACGACTGCTTATGCCAGCTACGCCCTGAGAGGTTATGAACTGAGTGTATCCGATTATCTATTGAAACCCTACTCGTTTGAGCGGTTCTACCAGGCGGTTACGAAAGTCTATCAGACTGTTACCGTGGTTCCAAAGCCTGAAGAGTCTTACTTGTTTGTCAGGACGGAAAACCGCCTGGAAAAAATCAGTCATTCGGACATTCTGTATGTAGAAGGGATGAAGGATTATCTGAAGATTGTCACCACTGAAAAAAGTATTCTGAGCTTGATGAGTTTTAAACAACTGTTGACGGGATTACCTGCATCCGGGTTTATTCGGGTGCATCATTCCTTTGTGGTGTGCCTGGAAAGTATACAATCGGTGGAACGGGATCGGATACGGATTGGTGACAAACTGATTCCAATCAGCCAGAGCCACCGAGAGGCCTTTTACCAGCAGATCAAGAATCGACTAGTGTAA
- a CDS encoding Nucleotide-binding protein, predicted, TIR-like protein (PFAM: Nucleotide-binding protein, predicted, TIR- like~KEGG: sde:Sde_0715 nucleotide-binding protein): protein MSKKIFLVHGHNEEMKQSVARVLEKLGFEPVILHEQPSKGLTIIEKFSDYSNVSYAIVLLSADDLAHSKHENDEKSRYRARQNVILELGYFLGKLGRNKVLTLFEASKNIEIPSDFSGVLYVPYDGNESWKFTVAKELKAVGFDLDVNRLL from the coding sequence ATGTCAAAGAAAATCTTTTTGGTACATGGCCATAATGAAGAGATGAAGCAGTCTGTGGCTAGAGTTTTAGAAAAGCTAGGTTTCGAGCCTGTTATTCTTCATGAACAGCCCAGTAAAGGACTCACTATCATTGAAAAATTTTCGGATTACTCAAATGTGAGCTATGCTATTGTGCTTCTATCAGCTGATGATCTAGCTCACTCTAAACACGAAAATGACGAAAAAAGTAGGTACAGAGCTCGTCAAAACGTCATATTAGAATTGGGCTACTTCCTCGGCAAGTTAGGTAGAAACAAAGTTCTCACCCTATTTGAGGCGAGCAAGAATATTGAAATTCCAAGTGATTTTAGCGGAGTACTCTATGTTCCGTATGATGGTAACGAGAGTTGGAAATTTACTGTCGCAAAAGAATTAAAAGCAGTAGGATTTGATCTTGACGTAAATAGATTGCTTTGA
- a CDS encoding transposase IS3/IS911 family protein (PFAM: transposase IS3/IS911 family protein~KEGG: mch:Mchl_5642 transposase IS3/IS911 family protein), with the protein MAKSTRRVHDAQFKSKVVLEALKGHKTLAQLSSDYGIHATQITTWKQQALEGLPTLFNGQTNSVLSAQDREEIEAPLFQQIGQLKVENDYLKKKLRTS; encoded by the coding sequence ATGGCCAAGTCAACCCGACGCGTTCACGACGCCCAGTTCAAGTCCAAAGTGGTTTTAGAAGCCTTAAAAGGACACAAAACCCTCGCTCAACTCAGCAGCGATTATGGCATTCATGCCACTCAAATCACCACCTGGAAACAGCAGGCTTTGGAAGGATTACCTACTCTGTTCAATGGGCAGACCAACTCAGTCCTTTCCGCCCAGGATCGAGAAGAGATCGAGGCCCCTTTGTTTCAACAGATTGGTCAACTCAAGGTGGAGAACGACTATCTCAAAAAAAAATTACGGACGAGTTAG
- a CDS encoding RNA-directed DNA polymerase (Reverse transcriptase) (PFAM: RNA-directed DNA polymerase (Reverse transcriptase); Group II intron maturase-specific domain protein~KEGG: sme:SMa1875 putative reverse transcriptase), producing the protein MDLALQADYAWVLSVQRKLYQWSQTHPTEAYRELWNWLTDLRNLREAWRRVAQNKGKRTPGIDGMTVGSIRQRIGEAPFLATLQQQLRTGSYKPSPCRRKLIPKAGKPGKFRPLGIPTIADRVVQSAIKQVLEPILEARFWPVSYGFRPGRGCHGALEHIRMSMRPRKVNKQDNKRHEMPYQWVIEGDIQSCFDHIDHHQLMDRIRQHSADRRVNQLLVQFLKAGILSEEQFLRTDAGTPQGGIVSPLLANVALGLIEERYERWVNHQTKRRQSRQCDGIKAAMWSRSVDRQAGRAVYFPFRYADDFVILVSGTQENAQAERKVLQTLLQEKMGLTLSPEKTKITPLTEGFQFLGHRVSMRWDYRYGWTPRLEIPKQKAADLRYRIKQLTGRATLGWSLDELLQKLNPILRGWGNFYKYCTGAKKILSSLDWYGRDRIWRWLRKKYPKANAHLILKHRQPSQLRPRWKVWRGQAVEHYQMGWQKVMHYQRGWMKPPEFMMVPGEPDA; encoded by the coding sequence ATGGACTTGGCTCTCCAGGCAGATTACGCCTGGGTACTCAGCGTGCAACGAAAACTGTATCAATGGAGTCAGACACATCCCACCGAAGCGTATCGTGAGTTATGGAACTGGTTGACAGACCTGCGTAACTTACGAGAAGCCTGGCGTCGAGTAGCCCAGAATAAGGGCAAACGCACACCAGGAATTGATGGGATGACGGTCGGAAGCATTCGCCAGCGCATTGGCGAAGCCCCCTTCTTAGCGACTCTTCAGCAGCAGTTACGGACTGGATCTTATAAACCCAGCCCCTGCCGCCGGAAGTTGATTCCTAAAGCGGGTAAACCAGGGAAATTCCGTCCACTGGGCATTCCGACCATTGCGGATCGGGTGGTACAAAGTGCCATCAAACAAGTTCTGGAACCTATTCTGGAAGCGCGCTTCTGGCCTGTCTCCTACGGCTTTCGGCCGGGAAGAGGCTGCCATGGAGCGCTAGAGCATATTCGTATGAGTATGCGTCCTCGGAAGGTGAATAAACAGGATAACAAACGCCATGAGATGCCCTATCAATGGGTGATCGAGGGCGATATTCAATCCTGCTTTGATCACATCGATCATCACCAATTGATGGACCGGATTCGGCAGCACTCGGCTGACCGACGGGTTAACCAGTTACTGGTTCAGTTTTTGAAAGCAGGCATTCTCTCAGAGGAACAATTTCTGCGAACCGATGCAGGCACTCCGCAAGGAGGGATCGTTTCCCCTTTGCTGGCCAATGTAGCTCTGGGTTTGATCGAAGAACGCTATGAACGGTGGGTTAACCACCAAACGAAGCGTCGTCAAAGTCGCCAGTGCGATGGTATCAAAGCCGCTATGTGGTCTCGAAGTGTGGATCGTCAGGCTGGTCGGGCGGTGTACTTTCCGTTTCGTTACGCGGACGATTTTGTCATTTTAGTGAGTGGTACTCAAGAAAATGCACAAGCTGAACGAAAGGTCCTACAAACGCTACTCCAGGAGAAGATGGGCTTAACCCTCTCCCCTGAAAAGACCAAGATTACCCCGCTAACCGAGGGCTTCCAATTCTTAGGTCATCGAGTTAGTATGCGTTGGGACTATCGCTACGGATGGACACCTCGGTTAGAAATACCCAAGCAGAAAGCGGCGGACTTGCGCTACCGTATCAAACAGTTAACGGGCCGAGCCACGCTGGGTTGGTCGCTGGATGAATTGCTACAAAAACTGAACCCCATCCTGCGCGGTTGGGGCAACTTCTACAAGTACTGTACTGGCGCCAAGAAGATCTTATCGTCCCTGGATTGGTATGGACGGGATCGTATTTGGCGGTGGTTACGGAAGAAGTATCCCAAAGCCAATGCTCACCTGATTTTGAAACACCGTCAACCCAGTCAACTCCGTCCTCGTTGGAAGGTCTGGCGGGGTCAGGCGGTGGAACATTATCAAATGGGCTGGCAAAAGGTAATGCACTATCAGCGGGGATGGATGAAACCGCCTGAGTTCATGATGGTTCCTGGAGAGCCGGATGCATAA
- a CDS encoding Integrase catalytic region (PFAM: Integrase catalytic region~KEGG: dal:Dalk_1508 integrase catalytic region): MHNERCTSGSGRGQAKPVVVKLHRRACPTLPYIPMATGFLYLCAVIDWHSRFVLSWRLSNTLLVDFCLDALQEALDRWGKPRVFNTDQGSQFTSPRFLAPLKAAEIQISMDSKGRALDNIFVERLWRTVKYEHVYLHAYSDGLTLHRGLSKYFQLYNYQRKHQSLDYQTPAQWYIE; encoded by the coding sequence ATGCATAACGAAAGGTGCACGTCCGGTTCGGGGAGAGGGCAAGCGAAACCGGTAGTTGTGAAACTACACAGGCGCGCTTGCCCTACTCTACCGTACATTCCAATGGCAACCGGATTTCTGTATTTATGTGCAGTTATTGACTGGCACAGCCGGTTTGTATTAAGTTGGCGGCTATCAAACACCTTACTAGTCGATTTTTGTCTTGATGCCTTACAGGAAGCCCTTGATCGGTGGGGAAAACCAAGAGTTTTTAATACTGACCAAGGGAGCCAGTTTACCAGTCCACGGTTTTTGGCTCCTTTAAAAGCCGCTGAAATACAGATTAGTATGGATTCCAAAGGCCGCGCTCTGGATAATATTTTCGTGGAGCGGTTGTGGCGAACGGTCAAATATGAACACGTATATTTACATGCCTACTCCGACGGGTTGACACTGCATCGAGGCCTGTCCAAGTACTTTCAGTTGTATAACTATCAACGCAAGCACCAGTCACTGGATTACCAAACACCAGCGCAATGGTATATCGAGTAG